A stretch of the Cottoperca gobio chromosome 2, fCotGob3.1, whole genome shotgun sequence genome encodes the following:
- the stradb gene encoding STE20-related kinase adapter protein beta isoform X1: MSFLDCSCISHTQVQPLDIEERYEDISHQFLSSDGSEYTLQGPAGSNDITGLSAEPAHYLLLSELGRGFNNLSRVYMAHHIPTGQLVAVKQTNLDECIEEELLQLMNEVLLSRLFRHPNLLTSRLVFSSCCQLWILTPLMSYGSADTLLRTYFPDGMSESLIAYLLYGVLKALEYLHKMGYVHRGVKASHILLSGEGHVYLSGLHSVYSMMRDGKRMRAVFDMPHHSPALLPWLSPELLRQDLHGYGVKSDIYSLGIVACELVSGRVPFQDMLPTQMLLQKLRGSHCCLLDVAPFPLGELGGLKVSRSGVDSGIGESVATGSMTHSATAPPTDRPQSPGPKNHSATLHNLVQLCLQQQPERRPSASTLLTHAFFKQVKRHTRDTFLSLMYPAVPLTSLEDPPVSCLPAPSCHAPTPTSAEAAWDFS, from the exons ATGTCTTTCTTG GACTGTTCCTGCATCTCCCACACTCAAGTCCAGCCCTTGGACATAGAGGAGCGCTATGAGGACATCAGTCACCAGTTCCTG agctcTGATGGTTCTGAATACACTCTGCAAGGGCCAGCTGGTAGCAATGACATCACAGGGCTATCAGCTGAGCCGGCCCACTACCTGCTACTGTCGGAGCTGG GAAGGGGCTTCAATAACCTGAGCCGGGTGTACATGGCGCACCACATCCCTACTGGCCAGCTGGTCGCCGTCAAACAAACCAACCTGGACGAGTGCATcgaggaggagctgctgcagctcatg AACGAGGTTCTGCTGTCCAGGCTGTTCCGTCACCCCAACCTGCTGACCTCTCGCCTGGTTTTCAGCTCCTGCTGCCAGCTCTGGATCCTCACGCCGCTCATGTCCTATG GCTCTGCAGACACTTTACTGAGAACATATTTCCCAGATGGAATGAGTGAATCCCTGATAGCGTACCTGCTGTACGGCGTCCTGAAAGCCTTGGAATACCTGCACAAGATGGGCTACGTTCACCG GGGAGTGAAGGCCAGTCATATCCTGCTGTCAGGGGAGGGGCATGTGTACCTGTCAGGGCTCCACAGTGTTTACAGTATGATGCGTGACGGGAAGAGGATGAGGGCGGTGTTCGACATGCCCCACCACAGCCCCGCCCTGTTGCCCTGGCTCAGCCCTGAACTACTGCGACAG GACCTGCACGGTTACGGAGTGAAGTCAGATATCTACAGTTTAGGTATCGTGGCCTGTGAGCTGGTGAGCGGCAGGGTGCCTTTCCAGGACATGCTCCCCACTCAG ATGCTGCTTCAGAAGCTGCGCGGCTCTCACTGCTGCCTGCTGGATGTGGCTCCCTTCCCGCTGGGTGAACTGGGGGGGCTGAAGGTGTCGCGGTCCGGGGTAGACTCCGGCATCGGGGAGAGCGTGGCCACTGGAAGCATGACGCACAGCGCCACCGCTCCTCCCACCGACCGACCTCAGAGCCCCGGACCTAAAAACCACTCGGCCACCTTGCACAACCTGGTCCAgctgtgtctgcagcagcagccggaGCGCAG ACCGTCAGCATCTACACTGTTGACCCACGCCTTCTTCAAACAG GTGAAGAGGCACACCAGAGACACCTTCCTCAGCCTCATGTACCCAGCAGTGCCCCTCACCAGCCTTGAGGACCCTCCAGTCTCCTGCCTCCCCGCCCCATCCTGCCACGCTCCGACGCCAACCTCCGCCGAGGCTGCGTGGGACTTCTCCTAA
- the stradb gene encoding STE20-related kinase adapter protein beta isoform X2: protein MAHHIPTGQLVAVKQTNLDECIEEELLQLMNEVLLSRLFRHPNLLTSRLVFSSCCQLWILTPLMSYGSADTLLRTYFPDGMSESLIAYLLYGVLKALEYLHKMGYVHRGVKASHILLSGEGHVYLSGLHSVYSMMRDGKRMRAVFDMPHHSPALLPWLSPELLRQDLHGYGVKSDIYSLGIVACELVSGRVPFQDMLPTQMLLQKLRGSHCCLLDVAPFPLGELGGLKVSRSGVDSGIGESVATGSMTHSATAPPTDRPQSPGPKNHSATLHNLVQLCLQQQPERRPSASTLLTHAFFKQVKRHTRDTFLSLMYPAVPLTSLEDPPVSCLPAPSCHAPTPTSAEAAWDFS, encoded by the exons ATGGCGCACCACATCCCTACTGGCCAGCTGGTCGCCGTCAAACAAACCAACCTGGACGAGTGCATcgaggaggagctgctgcagctcatg AACGAGGTTCTGCTGTCCAGGCTGTTCCGTCACCCCAACCTGCTGACCTCTCGCCTGGTTTTCAGCTCCTGCTGCCAGCTCTGGATCCTCACGCCGCTCATGTCCTATG GCTCTGCAGACACTTTACTGAGAACATATTTCCCAGATGGAATGAGTGAATCCCTGATAGCGTACCTGCTGTACGGCGTCCTGAAAGCCTTGGAATACCTGCACAAGATGGGCTACGTTCACCG GGGAGTGAAGGCCAGTCATATCCTGCTGTCAGGGGAGGGGCATGTGTACCTGTCAGGGCTCCACAGTGTTTACAGTATGATGCGTGACGGGAAGAGGATGAGGGCGGTGTTCGACATGCCCCACCACAGCCCCGCCCTGTTGCCCTGGCTCAGCCCTGAACTACTGCGACAG GACCTGCACGGTTACGGAGTGAAGTCAGATATCTACAGTTTAGGTATCGTGGCCTGTGAGCTGGTGAGCGGCAGGGTGCCTTTCCAGGACATGCTCCCCACTCAG ATGCTGCTTCAGAAGCTGCGCGGCTCTCACTGCTGCCTGCTGGATGTGGCTCCCTTCCCGCTGGGTGAACTGGGGGGGCTGAAGGTGTCGCGGTCCGGGGTAGACTCCGGCATCGGGGAGAGCGTGGCCACTGGAAGCATGACGCACAGCGCCACCGCTCCTCCCACCGACCGACCTCAGAGCCCCGGACCTAAAAACCACTCGGCCACCTTGCACAACCTGGTCCAgctgtgtctgcagcagcagccggaGCGCAG ACCGTCAGCATCTACACTGTTGACCCACGCCTTCTTCAAACAG GTGAAGAGGCACACCAGAGACACCTTCCTCAGCCTCATGTACCCAGCAGTGCCCCTCACCAGCCTTGAGGACCCTCCAGTCTCCTGCCTCCCCGCCCCATCCTGCCACGCTCCGACGCCAACCTCCGCCGAGGCTGCGTGGGACTTCTCCTAA